The following coding sequences are from one Bacteroidota bacterium window:
- a CDS encoding DUF1573 domain-containing protein → MKQLLLLSILISITFFSFSQKSNNQTKNPDIFFVEKSINFGTIIEGKKKYIHYKFYNSGDAPLLLLDVKPSCGCTASKWPREPIMPGDSSEIVAAFNSKGYAGKRAHKSVRVTTNIKEKKGQNKVVILFFKGHVKPKSNK, encoded by the coding sequence ATGAAACAACTTTTATTATTATCAATACTTATATCAATTACATTTTTCTCATTTTCACAAAAAAGTAATAATCAAACAAAAAATCCGGATATATTTTTTGTTGAGAAATCTATTAACTTCGGGACAATCATTGAAGGGAAGAAAAAATATATTCATTATAAATTTTATAATTCAGGTGATGCTCCTTTATTACTGTTGGATGTAAAACCCTCCTGTGGATGTACTGCTTCTAAATGGCCTCGTGAACCAATAATGCCAGGTGATTCCTCCGAAATTGTTGCTGCCTTTAATTCAAAAGGATATGCTGGAAAAAGAGCCCACAAATCAGTACGTGTAACAACAAATATAAAAGAGAAAAAAGGACAAAATAAAGTTGTCATTTTATTTTTCAAAGGGCATGTTAAACCGAAATCTAATAAATAA
- a CDS encoding DUF1573 domain-containing protein — translation MKKIFIIFIGVFLISYSFAQKNGTEKKVIGPRIEFDNVSHNFGKMTEGDVVTHTYKFTNTGDKPLLLKNVRPSCGCTASNWSREPVMPDKTGKITAKFNSNGYGGRNFQKSITVTTNMLTNNVKVIFFKGFVNKREQTRPKKITESPVRLNNNK, via the coding sequence ATGAAAAAAATATTTATAATTTTTATTGGCGTTTTTTTAATTTCATATTCTTTTGCTCAAAAGAACGGAACAGAAAAAAAAGTAATAGGACCACGAATAGAATTTGATAATGTATCTCATAACTTCGGAAAAATGACAGAAGGAGACGTTGTTACTCACACCTATAAATTTACAAACACAGGCGATAAACCATTGCTTTTAAAGAATGTAAGACCCAGCTGTGGTTGTACTGCTTCAAACTGGTCAAGAGAGCCTGTAATGCCAGACAAAACAGGAAAAATTACTGCAAAATTTAACTCAAACGGATATGGTGGTAGAAATTTTCAGAAATCAATTACCGTTACAACAAATATGCTGACAAATAATGTGAAAGTGATTTTTTTTAAAGGTTTTGTGAATAAAAGAGAGCAAACACGACCTAAGAAAATTACAGAATCACCTGTTCGCTTAAACAATAATAAATAG